One genomic window of Polyangium aurulentum includes the following:
- a CDS encoding PAS domain-containing protein, giving the protein MAEGIIICDAQGRFVHFNASAAEMHGMGASELPPEQWSAGYGLHYPDGGNLIPPEDLPLARALRGENVERVEMCVRHNGAPASVWLEGNARPVRNSDGTLRGAVVVLRDITARRRHEEDIGMRLHAEAERLAAEAQRVQQGRMLRLLLDHLDIVVWAVDDQGVFTFQEGKGLAAAGMRPGQLTGKAIVDVYDQKTVPGVLRALRGQSTHEMNEMQGIYWESWHIPIVEDGKLAGAMGLSLNVTEWFRTKADLESKLSLIERQQEVIRNLETPVIQVWDKVVTLPMVGIVDSRRAGRVMDDLLAAVTRTQAQFAILDLTGVEIVDTSTAAHLIQLVQAVRLLGAEGIITGIRPNIAQTVVSLGLDMSRVTTLATLRDGLALCIRRLSTGRRRP; this is encoded by the coding sequence GTGGCCGAGGGCATCATCATCTGCGACGCGCAGGGGCGATTCGTTCATTTCAATGCCTCCGCCGCGGAGATGCACGGAATGGGCGCCTCGGAACTGCCGCCCGAGCAGTGGTCGGCGGGGTATGGCCTCCATTACCCGGACGGCGGAAACCTGATTCCCCCCGAGGATCTGCCGCTGGCTCGCGCGCTGCGCGGAGAGAACGTCGAGCGCGTCGAGATGTGCGTGCGCCACAACGGCGCGCCCGCGAGCGTCTGGCTCGAAGGGAACGCCCGCCCCGTCCGCAACAGCGACGGCACGCTGCGCGGCGCGGTGGTCGTGCTCCGCGACATCACCGCGAGAAGGCGACACGAAGAGGACATCGGCATGCGATTGCACGCCGAGGCCGAGCGCCTCGCGGCCGAGGCGCAGCGCGTGCAGCAAGGGCGCATGCTCCGGCTCCTGCTCGACCACCTCGATATCGTGGTGTGGGCCGTCGACGATCAGGGCGTCTTCACGTTCCAGGAGGGCAAAGGCCTCGCAGCGGCGGGCATGCGGCCCGGTCAGCTCACCGGGAAAGCCATCGTCGACGTTTATGACCAGAAGACGGTGCCCGGCGTCCTACGAGCGCTGAGGGGGCAGTCGACGCACGAGATGAACGAGATGCAAGGCATCTACTGGGAGAGCTGGCACATCCCGATTGTCGAGGACGGCAAGCTCGCGGGCGCGATGGGCCTCAGCCTCAACGTCACCGAGTGGTTTCGCACCAAGGCCGATCTCGAATCGAAGCTCTCGCTCATCGAGCGCCAGCAGGAGGTCATTCGCAACCTCGAGACTCCCGTCATTCAGGTCTGGGACAAGGTCGTCACCTTGCCCATGGTAGGAATCGTCGACAGCCGCCGCGCCGGCCGCGTCATGGACGATCTCCTCGCGGCCGTCACCCGCACCCAGGCGCAATTCGCCATTCTCGACCTCACCGGCGTCGAGATCGTCGACACCTCCACGGCAGCTCATTTGATCCAGCTCGTCCAGGCCGTCCGATTGCTCGGCGCCGAGGGCATCATCACCGGCATCCGGCCCAATATCGCCCAGACCGTGGTCTCGCTCGGGCTCGACATGTCGCGCGTGACCACGCTCGCCACCCTGCGCGACGGCCTGGCGCTCTGCATCCGGCGGCTCTCAACCGGCCGGAGACGCCCCTGA
- the gspN gene encoding type II secretion system protein GspN, producing MNRFLRIAKYAAYPALYLFCLFLFGYLTFPYDRLKDRLIAEFQAAQKGKNAGQRIEIDELESYWFTGVEMTGIRLYLPPDDSSGGATAAASFGAFGAGASGGDKPAKESVITIDDAVARVQILPLLIGRVRVKFTAHAFGGEVNGTVPVGGTNGPVEVELQNVDLGQVAMLKDMIGVPLRGVANGMLELEAADGKFSKANGKLELTVAGVSVGDGKSKIKGMIALPEAKLGDLVMTAEAKDGILKVSKLEGNGSDLELAGDGKVNVREPWNNSNADLYVRFKFTDAYRNKSDLTKSLLGAPGSTAPSMLDMADPRIKRAKRDDGFYGWHIHGALKRLKFDPASTDGPASRARGKSGDSPFTTKKPSTPSFGKSDGDSPEPPGFEPPAREPPRERSPDAPPPQTAPPAVPPPTQEVPLAPPPAPVPEPAPTPAPAVEDLQPPPGRPTPTEQ from the coding sequence GTGAACCGATTCCTCCGCATCGCAAAATACGCGGCTTACCCCGCGCTCTATCTCTTCTGCCTGTTTCTCTTCGGCTATCTCACGTTCCCTTACGACCGGCTGAAAGACAGGCTCATCGCCGAGTTCCAGGCCGCGCAGAAGGGCAAGAACGCGGGGCAGCGGATCGAGATCGACGAGCTCGAGTCCTACTGGTTCACGGGCGTCGAGATGACGGGCATCCGGCTCTATCTGCCGCCCGACGACAGCAGCGGCGGGGCCACGGCGGCCGCGTCGTTCGGCGCGTTTGGCGCGGGCGCCTCCGGCGGCGACAAACCGGCCAAGGAGTCGGTGATCACGATCGACGACGCCGTCGCGCGCGTGCAGATCCTGCCGCTGCTCATCGGGCGCGTGCGGGTGAAGTTCACGGCGCACGCGTTCGGCGGCGAGGTGAACGGCACCGTGCCCGTCGGCGGCACCAACGGGCCGGTCGAGGTCGAGCTGCAGAACGTCGATCTCGGCCAGGTCGCCATGCTCAAGGACATGATCGGCGTGCCGCTCAGGGGCGTCGCCAACGGCATGCTCGAGCTCGAGGCGGCCGACGGCAAGTTCAGCAAGGCGAACGGCAAGCTCGAGCTGACGGTCGCGGGCGTCTCGGTCGGCGACGGCAAGTCGAAGATCAAGGGCATGATCGCGCTGCCCGAGGCCAAGCTCGGCGACCTCGTGATGACGGCCGAGGCGAAGGACGGCATCTTGAAGGTGTCGAAGCTCGAAGGGAACGGGTCGGACCTCGAGCTCGCGGGCGACGGCAAGGTGAACGTGCGCGAGCCGTGGAACAACTCGAACGCGGACCTCTATGTCCGCTTCAAGTTCACGGATGCGTACCGCAACAAGAGCGATCTGACCAAGTCGCTGCTCGGCGCGCCGGGCTCGACCGCGCCCTCGATGCTCGACATGGCCGACCCGCGCATCAAGCGCGCGAAGCGTGACGACGGCTTCTACGGCTGGCACATCCACGGCGCGCTCAAGCGGCTGAAGTTCGATCCCGCGTCGACCGACGGGCCTGCGAGCCGCGCGCGCGGCAAGAGCGGCGACTCGCCCTTCACCACGAAGAAGCCCTCGACCCCGTCGTTTGGAAAGAGCGACGGCGACTCGCCCGAGCCGCCGGGCTTCGAGCCCCCGGCGCGAGAGCCTCCGCGCGAGCGTTCGCCGGATGCGCCGCCGCCGCAGACTGCGCCTCCGGCCGTCCCGCCGCCCACGCAGGAGGTCCCCCTTGCGCCCCCGCCCGCGCCCGTGCCCGAGCCTGCTCCGACGCCGGCTCCGGCGGTCGAGGATCTGCAGCCTCCGCCGGGCCGGCCCACGCCGACCGAGCAGTAA
- a CDS encoding PAS domain-containing protein yields the protein MQPSDPQDIAVLQARIAELERHLAERSAPPDGHARFARDGDDELLHAALASVAEGMIVCDAGGRIVHYNAAVVSLYGMGAADLRPDQWSDGFGIYSPDGASMIPQEQLPLARALRGEHVDRMEVCVRAKGASKLMWHEASARPIRAKDGTLRGAVVVFRDITERRWREHERGLRLNAEAERIAAEKERVQQGRMLRLLLDHLDIVIWAVDDKGVFTFQEGKGLAAAGMHPGQLVGKASVDIYGPEAASGIVGAVNGRSSHRTEEAHGVFWENWYIPVQEDDGKPAGAIGFSLDVSAWHRTKAELESKLALIERQQEVIRNLETPIIQVWDKVITLPMVGVVDSRRAARVMEDLLASVTRTQARFAILDLTGVDIVDTSTAGHLIQMIEAVRLLGAEGIITGIRPNVAQTVVTLGLDMSRVTTLATLRDGLALCIRRLSAARKGL from the coding sequence ATGCAGCCGAGCGATCCTCAAGATATTGCAGTACTACAGGCTCGAATTGCCGAGCTGGAGAGACACCTCGCAGAACGATCGGCCCCACCGGACGGGCATGCGCGCTTCGCGCGGGACGGGGACGACGAGCTGTTGCACGCGGCGCTGGCGAGCGTCGCCGAGGGCATGATCGTCTGCGACGCCGGGGGGCGCATCGTACATTATAATGCCGCGGTCGTCTCCCTCTACGGAATGGGAGCCGCGGACCTGCGCCCCGACCAGTGGTCGGACGGGTTTGGTATCTACTCCCCGGACGGCGCGAGCATGATCCCCCAGGAGCAGCTACCTCTCGCCCGCGCGCTGCGCGGAGAGCACGTCGATCGCATGGAGGTGTGCGTCCGCGCCAAAGGAGCATCCAAGCTCATGTGGCACGAGGCCAGCGCCCGCCCGATCCGCGCGAAAGACGGCACGCTGCGCGGCGCGGTGGTCGTGTTCCGCGACATCACCGAGCGAAGGTGGCGCGAGCACGAGCGCGGTTTACGATTGAACGCCGAGGCAGAGCGCATCGCGGCCGAAAAGGAGCGGGTGCAACAAGGGCGCATGCTCCGGCTCCTGCTCGACCATCTCGATATCGTGATCTGGGCCGTCGACGACAAGGGCGTCTTCACCTTCCAGGAAGGCAAAGGCCTCGCAGCGGCGGGCATGCACCCCGGTCAGCTCGTCGGGAAAGCCTCCGTCGACATCTATGGCCCCGAAGCCGCGAGCGGCATCGTTGGCGCGGTGAACGGGCGATCATCGCATCGAACGGAAGAGGCTCACGGCGTCTTCTGGGAGAACTGGTACATCCCGGTCCAGGAAGACGACGGCAAGCCCGCGGGCGCGATAGGCTTCAGCCTCGACGTCAGCGCGTGGCATCGCACGAAAGCCGAGCTCGAATCGAAGCTCGCGCTCATCGAGCGCCAGCAGGAGGTCATTCGCAACCTCGAGACGCCGATCATTCAGGTCTGGGACAAGGTCATCACCCTGCCCATGGTCGGCGTCGTCGACAGCCGCCGCGCCGCCCGCGTGATGGAGGACCTGCTCGCGTCCGTCACCCGGACCCAGGCTCGATTCGCCATTCTCGACCTCACCGGCGTCGACATCGTCGACACCTCCACGGCGGGTCATTTGATCCAGATGATCGAGGCCGTCCGATTGCTCGGCGCCGAGGGCATCATCACCGGCATCCGGCCCAACGTCGCCCAGACCGTGGTCACCCTCGGGCTCGACATGTCGCGCGTGACCACGCTCGCCACCCTGCGCGACGGCCTGGCGCTCTGCATCCGGCGGCTCTCGGCCGCGCGCAAAGGCCTCTGA
- a CDS encoding cytochrome c maturation protein CcmE, giving the protein MSKKLDDELAQVAGLDDDEAKDGSGGAAPPVVQPIAAKPSSRKNASLGLLAVLLVMGGALVALFMVGFKEAAIYATPVEDLLSQQDKLLGRKVRVEGELVPGTLAKRDKPCEYRFTIHGKTSAEKQLSVSYPQCVIPDTFRDVPGGGVQVTIEGALKSAGNFEATLVMAKCSSKYDPTKHEMKPGEEQAQGMPVN; this is encoded by the coding sequence ATGAGCAAGAAGCTGGACGACGAGCTGGCGCAGGTGGCGGGCCTCGATGACGACGAGGCCAAGGATGGATCCGGCGGCGCAGCGCCCCCGGTCGTGCAGCCGATCGCGGCGAAGCCCTCGAGCCGGAAGAACGCGAGCCTCGGTCTGCTCGCGGTGCTGCTCGTGATGGGCGGCGCGCTGGTCGCGCTCTTCATGGTCGGCTTCAAGGAAGCCGCGATCTACGCGACGCCCGTGGAAGATCTCCTGTCGCAGCAGGACAAGCTCCTCGGCCGCAAGGTGCGTGTCGAGGGCGAGCTCGTCCCGGGCACTCTGGCCAAGCGCGACAAACCCTGCGAGTACCGCTTCACGATCCACGGCAAGACCTCGGCGGAGAAGCAGCTCAGCGTGAGCTACCCGCAGTGCGTCATTCCCGACACCTTCCGCGACGTGCCGGGCGGCGGCGTGCAGGTGACGATCGAGGGCGCACTGAAGAGCGCCGGGAACTTCGAGGCCACGCTGGTGATGGCCAAGTGCTCCTCGAAGTACGACCCCACCAAGCACGAGATGAAGCCGGGCGAAGAGCAGGCGCAGGGAATGCCCGTCAACTGA
- a CDS encoding SUMF1/EgtB/PvdO family nonheme iron enzyme: MARPYPLRRFLARPPAVLGYSLLIAAGCSGSPPHPVGGGSRGSDPAAPSAPIAATAKAAGGVRSGDGATRVPLGEPEEAGLPLALEPIAGGQAVLAISQTAGERVGWARTMDALGRMGPVLRLIDEHVVGAFAVPDGKTALVTSDGERLCVARYVAGADAPEARGCAQVDAKLVALAGDRLALLDTVALFKEPKGAAKKPVTTRTPEKKRPAEERAKRAPAGTKRNTGKKKSKKGRAEAPKKPAPKVPVEVRLRWASTAGEFEEQARPTGLKFEPPQDGMGLVDAAGTAGGVTLVWYETDKPPKGKRLPPGSPALGWAAINAGTIGLDGAFDPKSRAKVADGELDWGGVRGHWAPRLFASEAAGVLVTQTARGGSCEAIRVWPGIISLPASRVGCALDPLRLANGGLAPAEIPGLESIYAADPRRAAGQPRPEPGLVAWAGDRAYFVPSSGGPLRSAGRDGVVRDEPAPFPGRRARVAWATAWPDGEGAAFAGGKLVRLDAAGALQAGLAGKDIAPSARALATSPASRSRAARIGETIWIARGDVSRVHPEPLSPGALKGRGHPDATALVGGAARGMLLELSGDRLLLSGIDATGAIGAPALADGRPRAFTSPVRPGYMAVERAGGGAIVAGVSAADGTRVAAFVIDGAGKLGPVVMTSLAVRDGELGVRLAPLPGGGALLSDLARNTAVWLDDDGHERAHAAWPAGEASAHCVDGAPGRKFFPAEEPGRFVEVAAMAAQGACIVGEPLWTTDGSLRWFASAARDRDALPEAVIMPGLGLGASKVEAKDAPAGAIDNSAAGARVCPPEMVLVAGKLCVDRFEGSIVDVASGEQLSPDYPVTPNLMEIALGDWATGRQRTGSLHARALPMPLLPGWQRGKKLAVVAVPRMGARPNGYLTGLVAESACAEAGKRLCTLAEFTLACRGEEDTLFPYGDTYVDGVCNVYRDAHPAAILHDNASVGHLDPRLNRVRAGKDPLFRAAGATPACRSRWGSDAIYDMVGNLDEWVDEGAGAFAGGFYARSTRAGCEALITAHPKNYLDYSTGVRCCKDAGR, translated from the coding sequence GTGGCGCGACCGTATCCCTTGCGACGCTTCCTCGCCCGGCCGCCGGCCGTGCTCGGCTATTCTCTGCTCATTGCGGCGGGTTGCTCGGGAAGCCCACCGCATCCGGTGGGTGGAGGATCGCGGGGGAGCGATCCCGCGGCGCCGAGCGCGCCGATCGCGGCCACGGCGAAGGCCGCAGGCGGGGTGCGGTCGGGCGATGGGGCGACACGCGTACCGCTCGGCGAGCCGGAGGAAGCGGGATTGCCGCTCGCCCTCGAGCCCATTGCGGGCGGGCAGGCCGTACTGGCGATATCGCAGACAGCGGGCGAGCGCGTCGGCTGGGCGCGCACGATGGACGCGCTCGGTCGAATGGGGCCGGTGCTGCGGCTCATCGACGAGCACGTGGTGGGCGCCTTTGCAGTGCCGGACGGAAAGACGGCGCTCGTGACGTCGGACGGCGAGCGCCTGTGCGTCGCGCGCTACGTGGCCGGCGCAGATGCACCCGAGGCGCGTGGGTGCGCGCAGGTGGACGCGAAGCTCGTGGCGCTGGCGGGCGACAGGCTGGCGCTGCTGGATACGGTGGCGCTCTTCAAGGAGCCGAAGGGCGCGGCGAAGAAGCCCGTCACGACCAGGACGCCCGAGAAGAAGCGACCTGCCGAGGAGCGCGCGAAGAGGGCGCCGGCCGGGACGAAGCGCAATACGGGAAAGAAGAAGAGCAAGAAGGGCCGGGCCGAGGCGCCGAAGAAGCCCGCGCCGAAGGTGCCCGTCGAGGTGCGCCTGCGGTGGGCGTCGACCGCGGGTGAATTCGAGGAGCAGGCGCGCCCGACGGGGCTCAAATTCGAGCCGCCGCAGGACGGTATGGGCCTCGTCGACGCGGCGGGCACGGCGGGGGGCGTGACGCTCGTCTGGTACGAGACGGACAAACCGCCGAAGGGAAAGAGGTTGCCCCCCGGCTCGCCTGCGCTCGGGTGGGCGGCGATCAACGCGGGGACGATCGGGCTCGATGGCGCGTTCGATCCGAAGAGCCGCGCGAAGGTCGCCGATGGCGAGCTCGATTGGGGCGGGGTGCGGGGGCACTGGGCGCCGCGGCTCTTTGCGTCGGAGGCGGCGGGCGTGCTCGTGACGCAGACGGCGCGCGGGGGCTCGTGCGAGGCGATCCGGGTTTGGCCGGGAATCATCTCCCTGCCGGCGTCGCGGGTGGGGTGCGCGCTCGATCCGCTGCGGCTCGCGAATGGCGGGCTCGCTCCGGCGGAGATCCCCGGGCTCGAGAGCATTTACGCGGCGGATCCGCGCCGCGCCGCGGGGCAGCCTCGGCCCGAGCCCGGGCTCGTGGCGTGGGCGGGAGACAGGGCGTATTTCGTGCCGAGCTCGGGCGGGCCTCTGCGCTCGGCGGGGCGCGATGGGGTGGTGCGGGACGAGCCGGCGCCATTTCCTGGCCGCAGGGCGCGCGTGGCGTGGGCGACGGCGTGGCCAGACGGCGAGGGCGCTGCGTTCGCGGGGGGAAAGCTCGTGCGGCTCGACGCCGCGGGCGCGTTGCAAGCGGGTTTGGCGGGGAAGGACATTGCTCCTTCGGCCCGGGCGCTCGCGACCTCGCCGGCCTCGCGCTCGCGGGCTGCACGGATCGGGGAGACGATCTGGATCGCGCGGGGGGACGTATCGCGGGTGCATCCGGAGCCGCTCTCGCCCGGGGCATTGAAGGGGCGCGGCCACCCCGACGCGACGGCGCTCGTGGGCGGCGCGGCGCGAGGGATGTTGCTCGAGCTCTCGGGCGATCGGTTGCTGCTTTCGGGAATCGACGCGACGGGCGCAATCGGGGCGCCTGCATTGGCAGACGGGCGGCCACGGGCGTTCACGTCGCCGGTTCGTCCTGGATACATGGCCGTGGAGCGCGCGGGCGGGGGCGCCATCGTGGCGGGGGTGAGCGCGGCGGACGGGACGCGGGTCGCCGCATTCGTGATCGACGGCGCGGGCAAGCTCGGGCCCGTGGTGATGACGTCGCTCGCGGTGAGGGACGGCGAGCTCGGGGTGCGCCTCGCGCCGCTGCCGGGCGGGGGCGCGCTGCTCTCGGATCTCGCGCGAAACACGGCCGTCTGGCTCGACGACGACGGACACGAGCGCGCGCACGCCGCGTGGCCTGCGGGCGAGGCGTCGGCCCATTGCGTGGACGGCGCGCCTGGCCGCAAGTTCTTCCCCGCAGAGGAGCCCGGGCGGTTTGTCGAGGTCGCGGCCATGGCGGCGCAGGGGGCGTGCATCGTGGGCGAGCCATTGTGGACGACGGACGGCTCGCTGCGCTGGTTCGCGAGCGCCGCGCGCGATCGCGACGCGCTGCCCGAGGCCGTCATCATGCCGGGGCTCGGCCTCGGGGCATCGAAGGTCGAGGCGAAGGACGCGCCGGCGGGAGCCATCGATAACAGCGCGGCGGGGGCGCGGGTCTGTCCGCCCGAGATGGTGCTCGTCGCGGGCAAGCTGTGCGTGGATCGGTTCGAGGGCTCGATCGTGGACGTGGCGAGCGGCGAGCAGCTCTCGCCCGATTATCCCGTGACGCCGAACCTGATGGAGATTGCGCTCGGGGATTGGGCGACGGGCAGGCAGCGGACCGGGAGCTTGCACGCGCGGGCCCTGCCCATGCCGCTCTTGCCGGGGTGGCAGCGCGGGAAGAAGCTCGCGGTGGTGGCCGTGCCGCGCATGGGCGCGCGGCCGAACGGGTATCTCACGGGGCTCGTCGCGGAGAGCGCGTGCGCGGAGGCGGGGAAGCGCCTCTGCACGCTCGCCGAGTTCACGCTGGCGTGCCGGGGCGAGGAGGATACGCTCTTTCCGTACGGCGACACGTACGTGGACGGGGTTTGCAACGTCTACCGTGACGCGCACCCGGCGGCGATTTTGCACGACAATGCGTCGGTCGGGCACCTCGATCCGCGGCTCAACCGGGTGCGCGCGGGCAAGGACCCGCTCTTCCGGGCGGCGGGCGCGACGCCCGCGTGCCGGAGCCGCTGGGGGAGCGACGCGATTTACGACATGGTGGGCAACCTCGACGAGTGGGTGGACGAGGGGGCCGGGGCGTTCGCGGGCGGGTTTTACGCGCGCTCGACGCGGGCGGGGTGCGAGGCGCTGATCACCGCGCACCCGAAAAATTACCTCGATTATTCGACGGGCGTGCGGTGCTGCAAGGATGCGGGCCGGTGA
- a CDS encoding type II secretion system protein M produces MTLRERFEKLEPRERRLLTIMLAMLGAVVLLAGPIFAYSSVSSLRDENEQIRYLVQQTYGARATVSERKAKRDAILARYAKPAPQLAGFIEEAAKSNGIQVPESQDKPDVPHGKRYTEKLTVVKMHKIGLTSLVKTLEKIEQSGHPVAISRLSIRPRAGEPDSYEVELGVSAFERKPDAKETAAKDKGDAKADEGEEEKAP; encoded by the coding sequence GTGACGCTCCGTGAACGCTTCGAAAAGCTCGAGCCGCGCGAGCGCCGACTGCTCACGATCATGCTCGCCATGCTCGGCGCCGTGGTGCTGCTCGCGGGCCCGATCTTCGCCTACAGCTCGGTGAGCTCGCTGCGCGACGAGAACGAGCAGATCCGTTATCTCGTGCAGCAGACCTACGGCGCGCGCGCCACCGTGAGCGAGCGCAAGGCCAAGCGCGACGCCATCCTCGCGCGCTACGCCAAGCCCGCGCCCCAGCTCGCAGGCTTCATCGAGGAGGCCGCCAAGAGCAACGGCATCCAGGTCCCGGAATCCCAGGACAAACCCGACGTCCCGCACGGGAAGCGCTACACCGAGAAGCTCACCGTGGTGAAGATGCACAAGATCGGACTGACGTCGCTCGTGAAGACGCTCGAGAAGATCGAGCAATCGGGCCACCCGGTCGCGATCTCGCGCCTCAGCATCCGGCCCCGCGCCGGCGAGCCCGACTCCTACGAGGTCGAGCTCGGCGTGAGCGCATTCGAGCGCAAGCCCGACGCCAAGGAGACGGCGGCGAAGGACAAAGGCGACGCGAAGGCCGACGAGGGCGAGGAGGAGAAGGCGCCGTGA
- a CDS encoding glucose 1-dehydrogenase, whose product MQRLEGKIALITGAAMGLGAASARRLHREGAFVVLTDRKVEEGQKLAAELGERAEFRALDVTQEAEWIAVIDAVVAAHGKLDVLVNNAGVGVVADIENTTIEQWRFVHAVNVEGVFFGCKHGVRVMKGGGGGSIVNLSSVAGIIGASNLAAYCSSKGAVRTLTKSVAMHCARMGYGIRCNSIHPAFIETPMVDELARAMGDAARARAGLAKGIPLGRIGDPEDVAAAVAYLASDDARFVTGAELAVDGGLLAQ is encoded by the coding sequence ATGCAAAGACTCGAAGGGAAGATTGCGCTCATCACGGGCGCGGCCATGGGGCTCGGCGCTGCCTCCGCGCGGCGCCTGCACCGGGAGGGCGCCTTCGTGGTGCTCACCGATCGCAAGGTCGAAGAGGGGCAGAAGCTGGCCGCAGAGCTCGGCGAGCGGGCCGAATTCCGCGCGCTCGACGTGACGCAGGAGGCCGAGTGGATCGCCGTCATCGACGCGGTGGTCGCCGCGCACGGCAAGCTCGACGTCCTCGTGAACAACGCCGGCGTGGGCGTCGTGGCCGATATCGAGAACACGACGATCGAGCAATGGAGGTTCGTCCACGCGGTCAACGTCGAGGGCGTCTTCTTCGGGTGCAAGCACGGCGTGCGCGTGATGAAGGGGGGCGGGGGCGGCTCGATCGTGAACCTCTCGAGCGTGGCCGGCATCATCGGCGCGTCGAACCTGGCCGCGTATTGCTCGAGCAAGGGCGCGGTGCGGACCTTGACCAAGTCGGTGGCCATGCACTGCGCGCGCATGGGGTATGGTATTCGCTGCAACTCGATTCACCCGGCGTTCATAGAGACGCCGATGGTGGACGAGCTCGCGCGCGCGATGGGCGACGCGGCGCGGGCGCGGGCCGGGCTCGCGAAGGGCATTCCGCTCGGGCGTATCGGGGATCCCGAGGACGTCGCCGCGGCCGTCGCGTACCTCGCCTCCGACGACGCGAGGTTTGTCACCGGCGCCGAGCTGGCCGTCGACGGCGGTTTGTTGGCCCAGTAA
- the pilM gene encoding type IV pilus biogenesis protein PilM, with amino-acid sequence MSRILGIDVGKAVVRTALLRASYRRFTLEALGEAPVIGSEVDAIRAAVGTHKPDAIAVALSGERSFYRRVELPASAQKEIGSVLPFELEASVPFEMTDAIFDYRIEKRAPGSEMLPIFAALARIEDIKARIELVREALGMEPERVGTGALPLANLANVMPELEQPFGKATSPGELPLPVAILDLGEASSDVMILQGGEPIFARTLSRGTIGLPDSAPALSRELRQTFAAWRATGGGPLAGMYLVGGGATAQGADVFLSTELGISILPLPKPRLEGVTAEQETMLPRFAKAIGLAMGLTGKARGLNLRKGPLEAARSYPFLREKIPLLAGLGAVVVVSFGFSLLAEHRSLSTEKDMLLSRLEAATGDVFGEATNDPAKAQELLDKGAGAADDDPLPHADAFDVMVKLSESVPKEIVHDVVEFDVNRGHVMIQGTVPSIPDAQGIADKMKEHKCFKDVKITRTSQFTEGKQKYVLEFDLKCDDKKAKKKTDSGGDAAQPAAGKEEEK; translated from the coding sequence ATGTCGCGAATCCTGGGCATCGACGTGGGCAAAGCGGTGGTGAGGACGGCGCTCCTGCGCGCGTCCTACCGCCGCTTCACGCTCGAGGCGCTCGGAGAGGCGCCCGTCATCGGCTCCGAGGTCGACGCGATCCGCGCGGCCGTCGGGACGCACAAGCCGGACGCCATTGCGGTCGCGCTCTCCGGCGAGAGGAGCTTCTACCGGCGCGTGGAGCTGCCCGCCTCGGCGCAGAAGGAGATCGGCAGCGTCTTGCCCTTCGAGCTCGAGGCCTCGGTGCCCTTCGAGATGACCGACGCGATCTTCGATTACCGCATCGAAAAGCGCGCGCCGGGCTCGGAGATGCTGCCCATCTTCGCGGCGCTCGCGCGCATCGAGGACATCAAGGCCAGGATCGAGCTCGTTCGCGAGGCGCTCGGCATGGAGCCCGAGCGCGTCGGCACGGGCGCCCTGCCGCTCGCGAATCTCGCCAACGTGATGCCCGAGCTCGAGCAGCCATTCGGCAAGGCGACCTCTCCGGGCGAGCTGCCCCTGCCGGTCGCCATTCTCGATCTCGGCGAGGCCAGCTCCGACGTGATGATCCTGCAGGGCGGCGAGCCCATCTTCGCCCGCACGCTCTCGCGCGGCACGATTGGCCTGCCCGACAGCGCCCCCGCCCTCTCGCGCGAATTGCGCCAGACCTTCGCCGCGTGGCGCGCGACGGGCGGCGGGCCCCTCGCCGGCATGTACCTCGTCGGCGGCGGCGCGACCGCGCAGGGCGCGGACGTGTTTCTATCGACCGAGCTCGGCATTTCGATCCTGCCCCTGCCCAAGCCGCGGCTCGAGGGCGTGACGGCCGAGCAGGAGACGATGCTGCCGCGCTTCGCCAAGGCGATTGGCCTCGCGATGGGCCTGACGGGCAAGGCGCGGGGCCTGAACCTGCGCAAAGGCCCGCTCGAGGCGGCGCGCAGCTATCCATTTTTGCGCGAGAAGATCCCCCTGCTCGCGGGCCTCGGGGCCGTCGTGGTGGTGAGCTTCGGCTTCAGCCTCCTCGCCGAGCACAGAAGCCTCTCGACCGAAAAGGACATGCTCCTGTCGCGCCTCGAGGCGGCCACGGGCGACGTCTTCGGCGAGGCGACGAACGACCCGGCGAAGGCGCAGGAGCTGCTCGACAAGGGCGCGGGCGCCGCCGACGACGACCCCTTGCCGCACGCCGACGCATTCGACGTCATGGTGAAGCTCTCGGAGAGCGTGCCCAAGGAGATCGTGCACGACGTCGTCGAGTTCGACGTCAATCGCGGCCACGTCATGATCCAGGGCACCGTGCCGAGCATCCCCGACGCGCAGGGGATCGCGGACAAGATGAAGGAGCACAAGTGCTTCAAGGACGTGAAGATCACCCGCACGAGCCAGTTCACCGAGGGAAAACAGAAATACGTGCTCGAGTTCGACCTCAAGTGTGACGACAAGAAGGCCAAGAAGAAGACGGACTCGGGCGGTGACGCAGCGCAGCCCGCGGCGGGCAAGGAGGAGGAGAAGTGA